The Lycium barbarum isolate Lr01 chromosome 9, ASM1917538v2, whole genome shotgun sequence genome has a segment encoding these proteins:
- the LOC132611098 gene encoding NAC domain-containing protein 21/22-like, which produces MGLRDIGATLPPGFRFYPSDEELVCHYLFKKIANEEVLKGTLVEIDLHTCEPWQLPDVAKLNSSEWYFFSFRDRKYATGFRTNRATTSGYWKATGKDRTVLDPRTRTIVGMRKTLVFYMNRAPHGIKTGWIMHEFRLENPHIPPKEDWVLCRVFHKAKAENNSNNNNNNILSPHNMYEVGVNSPPTMDQSHVLTYGGHRPMAGGAFSQRPAGHQSQLANNQSSYLQLMSQEMNKSNDQMAEDDEYGFLLGMNFEDPNLQDGGVDSSIGDMKFDDGNSLIFI; this is translated from the exons ATGGGTTTAAGAGACATTGGAGCAACACTGCCTCCTGGATTTAGATTCTATCCAAGTGATGAAGAATTAGTTTGCCATTATCTTTTCAAGAAAATTGCAAATGAAGAGGTTCTTAAAGGTACTTTAGTGGAAATTGATCTTCATACTTGTGAACCATGGCAGCTTCCTG ATGTGGCAAAGCTCAACTCGagtgaatggtacttcttcagcttTCGAGATCGGAAATATGCTACTGGTTTTCGTACAAATCGCGCCACAACTTCAGGTTATTGGAAAGCCACAGGCAAAGATCGGACGGTGCTAGATCCTCGAACTCGTACTATCGTAGGGATGAGAAAAACTCTAGTTTTCTACATGAATAGAGCTCCTCACGGAATAAAAACTGGATGGATCATGCATGAATTTCGACTGGAAAATCCACATATACCCCCTAAG GAAGATTGGGTGCTATGTCGAGTATTTCACAAAGCTAAAGCTGAGAAcaacagtaacaacaacaacaataacatactcaGCCCACATAACATGTACGAGGTTGGTGTCAACTCTCCTCCCACTATGGACCAGTCCCATGTGTTGACTTATGGCGGCCATCGCCCTATGGCGGGGGGCGCCTTTTCCCAACGCCCAGCTGGCCATCAAAGCCAGCTGGCAAACAACCAAAGCAGCTATCTTCAGTTAATGTCTCAAGAAATGAACAAATCGAACGATCAAATGGCTGAGGATGATGAGTACGGGTTCTTGTTGGGCATGAATTTTGAAGATCCAAATTTACAAGACGGAGGAGTGGATTCGAGCATTGGGGATATGAAATTTGATGATGGAAACAGCTTGATTTTTATCTAA